CCTACACGTGGGCCGCGTACGGTCTCGAAAGCGTCGTCACGTGGACGCTCACGCCGACGCACGCGGGCACGCACCTGCGCATGGAGCAGGTGGGCTTCCGCCCGGATCAGGAGCAGGCGTACCGCGGCGCGCAACACGGTTGGGTGCGGTTCTTCGAGTCGCTTGAACAGGTGCTGGCGCGCCCCGACGAAGGCACGGAGGCCCGCGCATGAGTACCACGGACCTCAACCCTTCGGAGCGCATCGACGCATTGATCGCCGGCATCGCCGACTGGCGCGGCAAGACGTTCGCCGATCTCCGCGAAACGATCCTCGCGGCCGACGACGGCATCGTCGAGGACTGGAAATGGATGGGCAGCCCCGTGTGGTCGTGCGACGGGATGATCGCGGTCGCGAACGCGCACAAGGGCAAAGTGAAGCTGACCTTCATGCACGGCGCGCATCTACCCGATCCCGGGGGCTGTTCAATGACGGTCTCAACGGCAACGCGCGGCGCGCGATCGACTTCTTCGAAGGCGACCGGATCGACAAGCGGGCGTTGAAGACGCTCATCCGCGCGGCGATCGAATACAACCGGACGCATCTGAAGAAGAACACCCGGACGAGGGCGAAGGCGGCGTGACGTGCCGTCTGCCCGACGCTGCCGCATAACGCAGGCATAACGCAGGCAAAAAAAAGCCCGACACGAGGTCGGGCATCCAAATCGGCCGCAACCGCCGCGAGGCGGTTACGGCACCTGCAAAAGCAGGGCGCTTACGCTGCGAGCAGCGAGCGCAGCACGAACGGCAGGATACCGCCGTGCTTGTAGTAGTCGACTTCGATCGGCGTATCGATACGCAGCAGCACCTGCACGCGCTGCGTTTCGCCGTTCTTGCGGTTGATCACGAGCGTCACGTCCTGCTGCGGCTTGAATTCGTCGCCGAGGCCTTCGATGTCGTACGTCTCGTCGCCGGTGATGCCGAGCGACTGGACGCTGTCCGAGCCCTTGAACTGCAGCGGCAGCACGCCCATGCCGACCAGGTTCGAGCGGTGGATGCGCTCGAAGCTGCGTGCGATCACGGCCTTCACGCCGAGCAGTTGCGTGCCCTTCGCGGCCCAGTCGCGCGACGAGCCCGTGCCGTACTCTTCGCCCGCGAACACGACGGTCGGCGTGTCGGCGGCGACGTACTGCATCGCTGCGTCGTAGATCGACTGCTGTTCGCCGCTCGGCTGATGGATCGTCAGGCCGCCTTCGACGCGCGTGCCGTCTGCCTTCACCGGGATCATCAGGTTCTTGATCCGGACGTTCGCGAACGTGCCGCGCATCATCACGTCGTGGTTGCCGCGGCGCGAGCCGTAGCTGTTGAAGTCGGCCTTCTGCACGCCGTTTTCCTTCAGCCACTTGCCTGCCGGCGAGTCTTCCTTGATCGAGCCTGCCGGGCTGATGTGGTCGGTCGTGACCGAATCACCGAAGATGCCGAGTGCGCGCGCGCCCTTGACCGTCGGGATCGAGTCGGCCGGTTCCATCGAGAAGTCCTTGCCGAAGAACGGCGGCTCCGCGATGTACGTCGACTTCGGCCAGTCGTAGACCTGGCCCGATTCGCCCTCGATCTTGCTCCAGAGGTCGCCCTTCTTGGTCAGCTTCGAGTAGTTGTCCTCGAACTTCTTCGGATCGAGCGCGAACTTGAGCAGCGCGTGGATTTCATCGCTCGTCGGCCAGATGTCGCCGAGGTAGATGTCGCGGCCGCCCTTGCCCTTGCCGACCGGCTCGGTCATCAGGTCGCGCGTGATGTTGCCGGCGATCGCGTACGCGACGACGAGCGGCGGCGACGCGAGGAAGTTCGCGCGGATGTTCGGGTGGATACGCGCTTCGAAGTTGCGGTTGCCCGACAGCACGGCTGCCGCGACGATGTCGTTCTTCGTGATCGCTTCGTTCAGCTCCGGCGTCAGGTCGCCGGCGTTGCCGATACAGGTCGTGCAGCCGTAGGCCGCGACTTCGAAGCCGAGCTTCGCCAGGTAGGGCAGCAGGCCCGTCTTCGTCAGGTACTCGGTGACGATGCGCGACCCCGGTGCGAGCGAGGTCTTGATCTTCGGATCGACCGTGAGACCGGCTTCGACGGCCTTCTTCGCGAGCAGGCCGGCAGCCAGCAGCACGCTCGGGTTCGACGTGTTCGTGCACGACGTGATCGCGGCGATCAGCACGTCGCCGTTCTTCACGTCGACGTTGTTGCTCGTCGTGTATTGCGTGTTCAGGTCGTCCGCCTTCTTCGCGAAGCCGTTTTCAGCGACCGGCTTCGAGAACAGGTCGGTGAACGTCGACTTGACGTTGCCGATCTCGATGCGGTCCTGCGGGCGCTTCGGGCCGGCCAGCGACGGTGCGACCGTCGCCAGGTCGAGCGTGACCGTCTTCGTGTAGTCGATGTCGCCGGCCTTCGGAATGCCGAACAGCTTCTGCGCCTTGAAGTAGTTTTCGAACGCGGCGATTTCCGCCTTCGTGCGGCCGGTGCCTTCGAAGTAGTCGATCGTCTTTTCGTCGACCGGGAAGAAGCCCATCGTCGCGCCGTATTCCGGCGCCATGTTGCCGATCGTTGCGCGGTCCGGCAGCGACAGCGACTTCGTGCCTTCGCCGAAGAACTCGACGAACTTGCCGACGACCTTCTCCTTGCGCAGCATTTCGGTGATCGTCAGCACCAGGTCGGTGGCCGTCACGCCTTCGCGCAGCTTGCCCTTCAGCTCGACACCGACGACGTCCGGCGTCAGGAAGTACACCGGCTGGCCCAGCATGCCGGCTTCGGCTTCGATGCCGCCCACGCCCCAGCCGACCACGCCGATGCCGTTGATCATCGTCGTGTGGCTGTCCGTGCCGACGAGGGTGTCCGGGTAGTACACGGTGTCGCCGCCTTCCGCCTTCTTGTGGACGCCGCGCGCGAGGTATTCGAGGTTCACCTGGTGGACGATACCGACGCCCGGCGGCACGACCTTGAACGTGTCGAATGCCTGCATGCCCCACTTCATGAACTGGTAGCGCTCGTTGTTGCGCTGGAATTCCAGTTTCATGTTCAGGTCGAGCGCATCCTTCTGGCGGAAGTAATCGATCTGGACCGAGTGGTCGACGACGAGATCGACCGGGACCAGCGGTTCGATCTTCTTCGGGTTCTTGCCCGTGCGCTCGGCGACGCCGCGCATGGCCGCGATGTCGGCGAGCAGCGGCACGCCCGTGAAGTCCTGCAGCACGACGCGCGACACCACGAACGGAATCTCGTCGATGCGCTTCGCGGTCGGCTTCCAGTTCGCGAGCTGCTCGATGTGCTCCTCGGTGATTTTCTTGCCGTCGTAGTTGCGCAGCACGGACTCGAGCACGATACGGATCGACACCGGCAGGCGTTCGATCTTCGTCTTCAGTTCCTTGCCGAGTTGCGGCAGCGAGTAGAACTTGCCTTTACCGGAACCGCTGTCGAATTCCTTGAGGGTCTTGTGGAGATTGTGGGCCATGGTGATTTTCCTGGGTTTAAGGCTAGGAAACAAAGAGTCCTGTAGATGACGGCTATATCACATACAAGTCGACGTACTCATCGACCGGCATTGCTTCGAGCTTTGCCTGGTCCAGCGACACGTCGAGAATCGCTTGTTGCTGCTTTGCCGGGAAGCGGCGGGCAAGGTTGGTCCTGAACTTCTCGACCAGGAGCGGGATGCCTTCGGTGCGCCGCCGCTGATGGCCGAGCGGGTATTCGACCGCCACCTCGGCAAGCTTCGACCCGTCCGTGAACTCGATCGTCAGTGCATTCGCGATCGAGCGCTTGTCCGGGTCGTGGTAATCCTTCGTGAACTGCGGATCCTCGACGCACACGGTTTTCGCGCGCAGCGCGTCGATACGCGGATCTGCTGCGGCCGAATCTTCATAATC
The sequence above is drawn from the Burkholderia stabilis genome and encodes:
- the acnA gene encoding aconitate hydratase AcnA, which produces MAHNLHKTLKEFDSGSGKGKFYSLPQLGKELKTKIERLPVSIRIVLESVLRNYDGKKITEEHIEQLANWKPTAKRIDEIPFVVSRVVLQDFTGVPLLADIAAMRGVAERTGKNPKKIEPLVPVDLVVDHSVQIDYFRQKDALDLNMKLEFQRNNERYQFMKWGMQAFDTFKVVPPGVGIVHQVNLEYLARGVHKKAEGGDTVYYPDTLVGTDSHTTMINGIGVVGWGVGGIEAEAGMLGQPVYFLTPDVVGVELKGKLREGVTATDLVLTITEMLRKEKVVGKFVEFFGEGTKSLSLPDRATIGNMAPEYGATMGFFPVDEKTIDYFEGTGRTKAEIAAFENYFKAQKLFGIPKAGDIDYTKTVTLDLATVAPSLAGPKRPQDRIEIGNVKSTFTDLFSKPVAENGFAKKADDLNTQYTTSNNVDVKNGDVLIAAITSCTNTSNPSVLLAAGLLAKKAVEAGLTVDPKIKTSLAPGSRIVTEYLTKTGLLPYLAKLGFEVAAYGCTTCIGNAGDLTPELNEAITKNDIVAAAVLSGNRNFEARIHPNIRANFLASPPLVVAYAIAGNITRDLMTEPVGKGKGGRDIYLGDIWPTSDEIHALLKFALDPKKFEDNYSKLTKKGDLWSKIEGESGQVYDWPKSTYIAEPPFFGKDFSMEPADSIPTVKGARALGIFGDSVTTDHISPAGSIKEDSPAGKWLKENGVQKADFNSYGSRRGNHDVMMRGTFANVRIKNLMIPVKADGTRVEGGLTIHQPSGEQQSIYDAAMQYVAADTPTVVFAGEEYGTGSSRDWAAKGTQLLGVKAVIARSFERIHRSNLVGMGVLPLQFKGSDSVQSLGITGDETYDIEGLGDEFKPQQDVTLVINRKNGETQRVQVLLRIDTPIEVDYYKHGGILPFVLRSLLAA